The genomic interval AGCTCTGAGTCATTCATAACTTTAAAGTTTAGAGTTATAATCAGTGCCCATCCACTGATAATCTCCAAACACATGATAGCAGgcttgcctgtgtgtgtgtggtgtttgtttgaggCTGTGTGGTGGGAGAGTGGGTGTCGGTGTGTTGGCATCGGGTGGGGAATGTTCTTAGAAGATTACACAACAACCTTCATCTGCAAAATAGATGAGCATCATTTGCCTCCATTAAGGCAAAGAAACGTGGAGTTTGAAGACTACAAAAGACACTTTCGTATtattaacaggaaaaaaatgcaTCAGTTAAAACTGGAGCACGTTGATCACATCGCTGGGAATTTAAAGACACTATAGACAATTTTTAATGTTGcatgttgtgtcattttaagCATTGTAAGCACACGTgtgaatgtgaaacaaatgtttaaatatacagtataagactgaaaactgtttatttttcgGCGTGTCTTATTATATAATTCAAAGCACCAGAGCCATAGTTGGCATAACTCCTCCTCAGACACTGTAACTATATAAAAACCCTGTAGCTGTTAAAACGTGTCTTTTCTCaatgctgaaaacacacagaaaagctctgcactttatttaaaagtcCTAAAGATGAAGAAACAAAAGTACGAAAGAATTTCTCGCttggggtgacaaagtcagaagagatatttttatcatttttgctCGGACTGGTATTGTTACAGTTACAGAATAGTTTCTTTGTGACATTTATTGATTTGTCACGTTTGTGTGACCTCCGTTACACTGCTCCACTTTACGCCACACAattacttttgtgttttgttttccctttatTGATTGGATGTCTCTGCtctgggcttttattttctttaaaaggaAAAGCTGAATAAATGATCCGTCAGTTTGAGGTgaattaagtgtttttatttttgtgttttcagtgtggcTGGGTATCATGCTTCCTGTGCTCGGCGTGAAATCCTTGTCTGCGTATGCCATAGCCTATCTGGATCGACTTCTTCTGTAAGTCTGTTCAAGAAATGTCAACGTTATTAATGTAAAATACAATGTTCTCTTAGTAATTTAGTCAccttttgctgtttttcatctttttcttcctttagaCTTCATGCAAACCTGACAAAGGGATTTGGCATCATGGGTCCTAAAGAGTTCTTTCCTTTACTGGATTTTGCATTCATGCCCAAGAATGCTCTGTCATCAAGGTACACACACTGCTACACAATCTTTGTAACTGTTGTGTTTCATATTTTGAGATATGAGAGGAAACTTCTATATAGTTTTATTGTTGAAGCAACAAGTACAAAACACAGCTGTGGGCTCCGTTAAGTGTAACTACCCTCACGGCGGTGCATCTCAGAAGAGCACGTGATACGGAGAACTAAGATCCTCTATAGTCTGCATGTGTTGAAGTGTGATTGGTGGGGATGAGCCGTGGTTTAGATGTAGTGCTCCCTAGTTGGCGCACAGACTGGGTCCCCAGCCTCTTGGCACAATGTCAGTGAATCAGATTGAGCCGCACCCAGATTGGTCGCTCCTTTCCAGCGGCTGCACTGTAGGACAGCCTTATGAGCTGTTATTTTGTATGGTGTTATTGTGAGCTGGCAACTATTTGCGTGGTGCGGTGTAGGCATGAGTTATTGTTTCAGATAAGGCACCatgtctttctgtctcagtgACTCGCCATTTGAGTGTTGATCCAAGGTTGTGTGCATGCAGCTTTCAGCTTTCCTAGGTTAGGTTTGGGCATAAAGCAAATGTCAGTGTATTTAAAGTGTTAGTGTATAAAAGATATGTTCCCAAATAACATCATTGCAAAGTGCTGGAATAcatttgtgtataaatgtgatTAGTGGGAATTTTGCCTGGATGTTAAACATAGAAATATGCACTCAAGCACTAAAAATCACAGAATGACCAGAAACATGTTGGAGCTACATGTTTTTGACAGTTTCTACCTCCTGTTCCTCCTTAAAACCAACTACTGATAGAGCATCGTCATCTGTGCATAATGATGTGCTGTCACCCTGAAcgctttaaaaaagaaaagggaaaaaaaaaaagattattttttaatgaacccATTACTCTCTGCTCAGTCTGCAGGAACAGCTGAGACATCTGTATCCTCGACTCAAAGTCCTGGCTTTCGGAGCCAAACCTGAGAGCACGTTACACACCTATCTGCCGTCATTCTTGTCCAGAGCCACGTCACACTGTCCAGACGATATGAAGAAGGAGGTGAGACTCAAGATCTGTTTTGTGTTAAGTCAGTGGGTTCACCCGGTAGTTGTGGGTAAATTGTGACGTCATGAACGCACTGGAAACATAGCGAGTCAGAAACAGAAAACCATGGAATGGAGTTCATTGACAATGTTACAGTGATGACTATTATGAAACTTTTACATCAGTCCCAATCAATCTTACAATTCATCTAAATGATGAAATTAAGTATATTAAACTTTCCCAAGTTGTAAACCTCAACAAATGTATGCAAATGACTCAAGAGAAAGTTCTTTTTTATTGTACCTTTTTAGCAGCATGagcagttttattgttttattttagtctgTATATTATCCTGAACTGTTGCTGTAACTTCTTTGATCGGCAGGAAGTAGGTGAGGGTTGTACCACCGTTTGTGTTAGTTTCTGTGTATTTTACTCCTCTGcaatgaaatgaatcatcaatAGCAAACCTCTTTCACTGTCTTCACCAACTCCAGCATCATTCTACTGCAGCCGCAAGATATTTACTCACTTTATTCTccctaaaaaacattttacatggATGGATGTTGGAATTTCTCAAAAGTAATTAtccttttgtgtctcttttcttttgtcgTTTCTTGCAGCTGCTCAGCAGTATgacagagtgtttgtgtgtggacgtACAGAGTCTTGGAGTATGGAGGCAGCTCTATACCAAACACTTAACCCAATCCAGGTGAGAAAGACACGCTTGATGGACGTTTTAGAGAAGTAGCTGAGATTTTTGTAGCTGACaaaaattgttttctttttccagtctGCTGTTGAATCATTTGTTTAAGTCCTGGAACAGCCTGCCACCAAAGGTAGGTCTGACTCCTGCCGCCACTACACGtgagggtttttaaaaaaaaacaaaaaaaaacgatgcATCACTTCCCTTGAAACTGTACAGAAACGGTGTACAGAGGAAAATACAGAATCAGTGTATGAATCAACACTAACTCACTGTGATGCATGAAGGAAGGATGAGAGAGTTAaacaaaaaagtacatttaatgtttatttgtagagcacatccaaaaacaaacatgcccATACAGTGGAAACTCCGATTTTTTTTCCGAtttgtatttttcaattttatttgtatagtgccgattcacaacatacattatctcaaggctctgtgcATAGACAACATCACCGAGAGCAGAGGAAACCCAACAactcacacaatgagcaagcactataGCATCAGTGGAGCGAAAAAACttgtgacagaaccagaatcaaagatatgcagccatctgcctagacaggttggggtgaaaggaaaaatgggggacagaggaaaggtgggagaaaggacaagagacAAATTAGAATCCATCCCTCCATTTTATTTAAACGGCAACATCATATAAAAggattcaaaaataaaattctgACTTCACAGCCACtttgatgacatcacatgaAGATCAAAGTACACCATCACATGGTATCACAAAGCTTAGAGCCCTATCATAGCTGACTTTCTGATAAGTAAAAAATAACTTTGACCTCTGAATTTGTACCTTTCAACTCTTTTAGCTGCGTAAAAACCTTGAAGAGACGATCCAGTCATTCAAAGTGACCAATGAGGAGATGAGAGACAGCAGTGAAACTCGGGACCTTCAGGAGTGCAACGACCTGTGCCAGGTGAGAGCGACACAGCAACCAGGTTTCCATCACAATGTGTCGCACTTTTTTAGTAGGCGGCGCAAAATAGTTGTTGCATGGCGGTGTGTTATTGTTCTGGTCTTCTTGTGCCTGAAATTAAGATGTGATAGTGTGTCGGGCTGAACGAGGTGTTGTCGCACACTTGGTAAGTCAAGTGTTCATTCAGCTTTTACCTCCTGTGTGAGAAGCATAGGTGCGATGGTATTCCAGTTCACACGCAGGATCATCTGATCTGAGCaaagagaggtgtgtgtgtgtgtgaccatgtgaccatgtgaccatgtTCAGCAGCTTGTAAAGGAGCTGCCAGGCGGTAGGAAAAGGaagtccacagagaaggttcatggatgttgttaaGGAGGACATGTAACAGAAGGGGACATGATGGAAGCAGGCCTGGGTTACACCAATACTTGCCATTGCATTGTTATATTGATTTGCTTCTGGTGGTCTTTCTCAGCTTGTGCCTATCACCACCATTAAGCTCCTTTTGGAAGAAGCCTGTATCTCCACACTGATCCGAGTTGTGATTGTGCTCCAGATGTGTGCGACGCGTCTCCTGGTGAAGCGTGACATCCCCTGCATGTCGCTGTGGAAGGGCTTCTCCCTTTGCCATCTGAAGATCCTCTGCTTCAGCTGCACGGCGCCTCGCATTGCGCGCGGCGTTGCTCGCCAGCCGAGCTTTTCGTGTATCATCTGTCTCGACTGCACGGCGCCTTGCCTTGCGCGCGGCATCGCTCGCCAGTCGAGCTCGCCTTGCGTCGTCTGTCTCGGCTTTGCGGCACCTCGCCTTGCGTGCGGCATCCCTCGCCAGCCGAGCTCGTCTTGCGTCGTCTGTCTCGGCCTCGCGGCGTCTTGCCTTGCATGCGGCATCATTTGCCAGTCGAGCACTCCGCGTCTCGTCTGTCTCGGCTTCACGGCGCTCCGCCCTGCGCACGGCGTCCTTTGTCAGCCGAGCTTGCCGCGCGTCATCCGTCTCTATTTCGCGCCGCCTTGCCCTGCGTGCGGCGTCCCTTGCTAATCGGGCTTGCCGTGTGGCGTCTGTCTCGTCTTCACGCCGCCTTGCCCTGTGTGCTGCGTCCTTTGCCACCCCAGTACGCCATGCATAGACTGTCTCTGCATCTTGTGCAAGGCACGTTGCCTTGCGTATCAACACTTTATTGGCAGGGATGTCTTTAGGCATGCGTAAGCGGTTCGTTTAGCAGTGGGGCTGGTCCTGGTTTGACGGCAGAGAGAATCTATTAAGTTTCACTGCTACCTTTTCCTTTGTTCAGAGGCATCAAAGGACTCTTGCCTTTGATATGTAAGGGTTTTGATGAGGGTGCTGTGCAAGAATATTTATCACAAGAAGAGGGGGAAGAACTGTcattaagaactttgaactgtggcatACAGTTCTGCAAGCAACTCTCtgtgtacagcctgctggaaaaCATTAGTAGGTGAAGGGATAGGGCTTTGTAAGTCGCCAGCCAAGTCTGAAGTCTGGAAAGAtcaaattgaaaaacaaaatgccgAAGACGAAGACGAATTGAAGACGTTCAACACCAATGACAACTTGAATTTTTtcgagtgtttttttttttaattgcatcaAAGCCTTTTTCATGGttaacagaaaacatgttttaaaccaGTTGTAGTGCATTGGTATCAGCATGTCGACCTAAGTAGAATGTGTTTTGCTCTTGTCACCAGAATCTGCAGGTGAGGATGCGCGGCCGTGGCTTCCCCTGGTCCAAAGTGCTCATGGTTCTGTGCGTGTTTGCCGTCAGCTTCATCGCACACGACGTCAGATCTCACGGCTCCTTCACAGGTCTGTCTCTTACAGAAGAACCTCCTCCCTCCGAGTTTCTATCGActctttgatttgtttttgttttttaaggtcATTTTTTATTAATCGTTGTTGCTTGTTTCAGATTCCACCACAGCCAGATATCTACACAGTTCAGGGGTCACAGCCGTTTCTCAGCAGGCATGGAGCAAAATAACAGTCTTCTCCAAACGGGGCTTCAGGTATGACCTCAAACTTTCAATGAAAGATTCAGATCGCATAAAtatttcgccttttactaaagattgGAGAGGAACAATTGACCCATTTTGTTGTTGACCTTTCAGCTGTTTCTGTATGATTCAAGTTTTGAGCAGTTCATTGATCCAACTTTTCAGTTTGTGTGAccacttgtgttttgtttttctgtagcTGGTTGGAGAAAAACACTCCATATTACTACTCTGAGTGTGTGCGCGTCTTGGGGCCGCTAATGGAGCGGAGTTTAGAGAAGACAAAAGCAGCAGCCATTTTCATCTTTGAGAACACGTCACACTTTATTCTCTGGGTCAAAGAAAAGACTCCGCTGGCTATAGAATGGGTAAATACTTCAAATGTCAACATGTCACTCACTGATGTTTAATGCTTCATGGACAATAATATCCTTTTCTATTTCTTTGCTCAgatatacacaaacactccgGACAGCGTGTTCCAGGTGTTGGCGTATCTGAaggagctcctcctcctcctccatcaaaACTACATCCTGCCAGCACTGGCCTACATAGCTGAGCTGCTACAGCGAGCGT from Solea solea chromosome 17, fSolSol10.1, whole genome shotgun sequence carries:
- the tmem214 gene encoding transmembrane protein 214, translating into MASNNGSAAGKWEVVKKGKKNNGSGKNPSEKNSGGRKALGESNLPSRPPLKMSETLFEGFEKMGKKQNKEQVPPPPEPQNKKQPSSKPSKKPHSANTVTSANFKNLEEAFKALDVGDLKQQLARSQTLFPDNPSVWVKDLAGYLNLKLTVPETEPTLSSHVHDYPYCLTGKELKGVIKGLLGRCSDILPDFFDHCVHTMLRELDRQSGEPLHGYRVCIQAVLQDKPRIATQNLPEYLELLRSVQNRPAKCLTIMWALGQAGFHDLSQGLRVWLGIMLPVLGVKSLSAYAIAYLDRLLLLHANLTKGFGIMGPKEFFPLLDFAFMPKNALSSSLQEQLRHLYPRLKVLAFGAKPESTLHTYLPSFLSRATSHCPDDMKKELLSSMTECLCVDVQSLGVWRQLYTKHLTQSSLLLNHLFKSWNSLPPKLRKNLEETIQSFKVTNEEMRDSSETRDLQECNDLCQNLQVRMRGRGFPWSKVLMVLCVFAVSFIAHDVRSHGSFTDSTTARYLHSSGVTAVSQQAWSKITVFSKRGFSWLEKNTPYYYSECVRVLGPLMERSLEKTKAAAIFIFENTSHFILWVKEKTPLAIEWIYTNTPDSVFQVLAYLKELLLLLHQNYILPALAYIAELLQRAWTNLQDSCNGEVSVSCLQGHAVSFTNSTWNLLQHTTTSIKTWAQKLLTRA